The Nostoc sp. UHCC 0302 genome includes a window with the following:
- a CDS encoding ATP-binding protein: MSNKLTKQIFSLIKLNNKLIAVESPLQERLRLLTNLTSECFAQDINCYLWTLEDDALHQLSTNEEGLSLQRVDQYQAIAKNRREHYFEILRYWKSTNLEGILILEGIFPWLGEQTSDPDFFLTAEWIKSALINLKLYNCNANKTAILLGPNASLSSDIAPEVPIIVQQLPTIKEISSYLVQVLPDYSHSDIHATAIAGVGMYLADIDYGIRQALTVGVGDTDELIASLSAYKIELFKRIYNIQFLQPPSTPIGGLELMQQAFKTYKRLLSTLAKAYNLRLPKGILLIGPPGTGKSYSAKASSAQLGLPLIILEWGSFRSYGNLAEYKLKNLLALVDRINHVILYLDDFDKGFAGDDDLSKRLAGMLLTWMQERTSEVLIIASANNIEWLPPELTRSGRFDEIFKVDLPNYGERHSIFKIHLARFDPRFCNGGDAYSQQDWRRLLKQTQRCVGAEIGAIVERAAVSTFCQMFSDDVTPASSSPTQNCWVEGGRGAGEQGSRGEICTSSFTPAPPHLCPSAYHNAELSWQTTSELPPLEITLSELLKARQNMNPLAIREADRVESMRNKAALQGQASSPVDSSIYSLGDIDIFGEL, from the coding sequence ATGAGTAATAAGCTAACAAAGCAAATATTCTCTCTAATCAAACTTAACAATAAGCTGATAGCTGTCGAGTCTCCATTGCAAGAAAGGCTCAGACTTTTGACAAATCTCACCAGTGAATGCTTTGCCCAGGACATTAACTGTTACCTGTGGACACTGGAAGATGATGCATTACACCAGTTATCTACTAATGAGGAGGGATTAAGTTTACAAAGGGTTGACCAGTATCAGGCGATCGCCAAAAATCGACGCGAACATTACTTTGAAATTCTGAGGTATTGGAAATCCACCAATTTAGAAGGAATCTTGATACTAGAGGGTATATTCCCCTGGCTGGGGGAACAGACTAGCGACCCCGATTTCTTTTTAACTGCGGAATGGATCAAGTCAGCCCTGATTAACCTGAAGCTGTACAATTGCAATGCTAACAAGACAGCAATCCTCTTAGGCCCAAACGCTAGTCTCTCATCTGACATTGCACCGGAAGTTCCCATCATTGTGCAACAACTGCCAACTATTAAGGAAATAAGCAGTTACTTAGTCCAAGTTTTACCTGATTACAGTCATTCTGATATTCATGCGACGGCGATCGCTGGCGTGGGGATGTACTTGGCAGATATCGACTATGGCATTCGACAGGCGCTCACAGTTGGGGTGGGTGATACGGACGAATTGATCGCCTCACTATCCGCTTACAAAATTGAACTGTTCAAGCGGATTTACAATATTCAATTTCTCCAACCCCCTAGCACTCCTATCGGTGGTTTGGAACTGATGCAGCAAGCGTTTAAAACTTATAAGCGCCTTTTATCAACGTTGGCTAAAGCTTATAACCTGCGCTTACCCAAGGGAATTTTACTAATCGGGCCACCGGGGACAGGAAAATCTTACTCGGCTAAAGCAAGTTCTGCACAGTTAGGACTGCCTCTAATTATCTTAGAGTGGGGTAGTTTCCGCAGTTACGGTAATTTGGCTGAATATAAGCTAAAAAACTTACTCGCACTCGTAGACCGAATTAACCATGTGATTCTGTATTTGGACGACTTCGATAAAGGATTTGCCGGGGATGATGATTTATCCAAACGCCTAGCTGGTATGCTCTTGACCTGGATGCAGGAACGTACTAGTGAGGTTTTAATTATCGCTTCTGCCAACAATATTGAATGGTTACCACCAGAGCTAACCAGAAGTGGACGCTTTGACGAGATTTTCAAGGTGGATTTACCCAATTATGGAGAACGGCACTCAATTTTTAAAATCCACTTAGCCCGATTTGATCCTCGTTTTTGCAATGGAGGCGATGCGTACAGCCAACAAGATTGGCGCAGATTGCTCAAACAGACACAGCGTTGTGTGGGTGCGGAGATTGGGGCAATTGTCGAACGTGCTGCTGTTTCTACTTTTTGCCAAATGTTTAGTGATGATGTTACACCAGCTAGTAGTTCACCAACCCAAAATTGCTGGGTGGAGGGCGGCAGGGGAGCAGGGGAGCAGGGGAGCAGAGGAGAGATTTGTACAAGTTCTTTCACCCCTGCCCCTCCGCACCTCTGCCCCTCTGCTTACCACAACGCAGAGTTGTCTTGGCAGACTACTAGTGAACTGCCACCACTTGAGATTACATTGTCAGAATTGCTCAAAGCAAGACAGAATATGAACCCTCTGGCAATCCGTGAGGCTGACCGGGTTGAAAGTATGCGGAATAAAGCTGCTTTGCAAGGTCAAGCATCTAGTCCAGTTGATTCGTCTATATATAGTCTCGGCGATATTGATATCTTTGGGGAATTATGA
- a CDS encoding DUF192 domain-containing protein: MKTLKIPFEKKLYAAGFKLLNILGPITGVSIIIGNLTIIYLQTRPQELPVTHILTHGERTFKLSVASTPEQLEKGLKFRTSLNGDCGMLFNLGKEIYNVPFWMYKVNFPLDIFYIKDNVVTTVVYNAEPCHKTPCPIYKGRVANQVLELAPGAANIKVGDRLNIQPLSVLPKN, translated from the coding sequence ATGAAAACTTTAAAAATCCCTTTTGAGAAAAAATTGTATGCTGCTGGTTTTAAATTACTGAACATACTAGGGCCGATTACTGGGGTATCAATCATCATCGGTAATTTAACGATTATTTACTTACAAACTCGTCCCCAAGAGTTACCAGTTACCCACATTCTCACCCACGGTGAGCGCACATTTAAGCTCTCAGTCGCCTCTACACCAGAGCAATTAGAGAAGGGGCTGAAATTTCGCACTTCCTTAAATGGCGATTGCGGAATGTTATTCAACCTGGGCAAAGAGATTTACAATGTGCCTTTTTGGATGTACAAGGTAAATTTTCCCCTAGACATCTTTTACATCAAAGACAATGTGGTGACAACGGTGGTTTACAACGCCGAACCTTGTCACAAAACCCCTTGCCCCATATATAAAGGGCGAGTTGCTAATCAGGTGTTGGAGCTTGCCCCCGGTGCTGCCAATATCAAAGTAGGGGATAGGCTTAATATCCAACCGTTATCAGTTTTGCCTAAGAATTGA